A genome region from Setaria italica strain Yugu1 chromosome III, Setaria_italica_v2.0, whole genome shotgun sequence includes the following:
- the LOC101777682 gene encoding uncharacterized protein LOC101777682 — protein MPPAVAPDPPRQNPSGPELAAAAHMANPGLGLGLAPPGAEPSAGAPPPSRRAPRLAKRRHPPASSRSRAPQAPAGSWNPFGGGGTDGPRQDGIGGLGGGGAGFGNGQTGGFVFGAAPSVSQQPPEPVASPSEAPFVFGGVRESLPRFEEGLPTSSKLLDKMEKLNLRPTGEVGVGFSQGKDQKDGSSVFGVDISGLVSNSGVNVLPEKLTQLNLGCGAPFQSEKGDIANGVPKSLVFGGNGAGSFADSGNTAAPGAHSYAPTSVQATDAKAMPEKSTQFNIGDQAPSRGRGIEHNNGAPTAFTFGSTATSIHLDSTNNVASDANMSSSTAVNGLDDEGVLQEKITRLNIGSDIPLDDMKSAGGNHQPEVFTFGSRGAPGAVFGKEASSTSDRSSEFFSANSNASSSNSDFLSTANSNAYSSANAADSLPPEKTSDLSARGGVMSQSMESDGANCPPEALFGRNGTRSSVSHSASVAMDDGSNFVNDANTNIPEKMTKLNIGSGIPSQSRQDETATRPPEGFVFGSNVSSFSSAQAASTPSTSFQTNLFSQPKEEGRNFIDENISKSTYSEANSNQGCGRSSFVFGRGSNAAAPSEGAAQYTLHDEIKKLNINREGPPLGCTKLNDSAAPEFLFQSKADASTGYGAVPRPKQESHPFANLNCSSSFSTFENTVPAFSFGTMNAEGETAPDDPCVVKQDLPGCSRETLFGLDSIKSAYRDKKEVHKSKRKNKRPTRLKQHAQVHHAASKEPCTNGDLAGEYSPMDCSPYPAETERVSTEAYVASDQSVHIGDSGISNWNSSCADDLISATEHLVIDADPPVFANEGREPNVDASESNFGSIFSSFEGDLSNASQHSFTNVNICLNGEHKTGTTEACADGYGYNVNGQACDENAYRTQHNFGEAVALQSSSSNFSGLNFSFGASSSPQISASAQRRNTRRKLRTKGTPAPKSSTTNSFVQPKSSQDTKGMQVFHETSRNEDSLKEQATGDSSTSAALETCETWRTSGNKAYANGHFATAEDYYTRGINSISHHGTSGRCSRALMLCYSNRAATRMSLGMMREALQDCLTAMSIDPSFLKAKVRAANCYLALGNLEDASRNYMSCLNSNTSSSDPKMFTEASDGLEKVKRVTEWASQCKGLLEKRTSPEATTALELISNALHISPHWDSLKEMKAEALLMLRRYEEVIQLCQESVNPAERNSVLFNANGEPKSSSVSEKTQFSGRHWRPYLICKAYFHSGKFDEALDLLKKHEQVTPVKESDESLYQERLSSLSATIRQLLSLKAAGNELFQAGKYSDAVEQYSAALACNSESRPFSAVCFCNRAAAYQALGQVTDAIADCSLAMVLDTSYPKAISRRATLYEMIRDYGQAANDVRKLILLLEKKVNVSGVSPKFFNKHSDLKQARARLSSIEDEAKKDTPLNLYLILGVESSCSAADIKKAYRKAALRHHPDKAAQFLVRNENTDDGFWRDVVKEVYADADHLFKAIGEAYNVLSDPDKRQDYDFEEDVRKASKRVSKSRSMHRSPEQNYSNRGFNPRQWQSSRGSRSRWYGHSDDYW, from the exons atGCCGCCGGCGGTAGCGCCCGACCCGCCGCGCCAAAACCCTAGCGGGCccgagctggcggcggcggcccacaTGGCGAACCCGGGCCTAGGGCTCGGCCTCGCGCCGCCGGGCGCGGAGCCCTCcgccggggcgccgccgccttcgcgccgcgcgccgcgcctggcaaagcggcgccacccgcccgcctcctcccgctcccgcgCCCCGCAGGCCCCCGCGGGGTCGTGGAACCCGTTTGGCGGCGGCGGTACAGATGGCCCGAGGCAGGACGGGATTGGCGGGCTCGGCGGAGGTGGTGCGGGATTCGGGAATGGTCAGACCGGGGGCTTTGTGTTCGGTGCTGCTCCGTCGGTGAGCCAGCAGCCTCCGGAGCCGGTGGCTTCACCCAGTGAGGCTCCCTTCGTGTTTGGGGGCGTGAGGGAGAGCCTGCCACGCTTTGAGGAGGGGCTGCCTACTTCGTCAAAGCTGCTTGATAAGATGGAGAAGCTGAACCTGCGCCCAACGGGGGAGGTTGGCGTTGGTTTTAGTCAGGGGAAGGATCAGAAGGATGGGAGTTCTGTATTCGGTGTTGATATATCTGGTTTGGTTTCTAACAGCGGAGTTAATGTGCTCCCGGAGAAGCTGACACAGTTGAATTTAGGCTGTGGAGCACCCTTTCAGAGTGAGAAGGGTGACATTGCTAATGGTGTGCCAAAATCACTTGTGTTTGGAGGTAACGGAGCTGGGAGTTTTGCTGATAGTGGGAACACTGCTGCCCCTGGTGCACATTCATATGCTCCTACCTCAGTTCAGGCTACTGATGCCAAAGCTATGCCTGAGAAGTCGACACAGTTCAATATAGGTGATCAAGCACCTTCCAGGGGAAGGGGGATCGAACATAATAATGGGGCACCAACAGCTTTCACATTTGGAAGCACTGCAACAAGCATCCATCTGGATAGTACAAACAATGTTGCATCTGATGCCAATATGAGTTCATCCACTGCTGTTAATGGTTTGGATGATGAAGGTGTGCTTCAGGAGAAGATAACACGGTTGAACATAGGAAGTGACATACCCTTGGATGACATGAAAAGTGCTGGTGGTAATCATCAACCCGAAGTGTTTACATTTGGGAGTAGAGGAGCACCAGGTGCTGTTTTTGGGAAGGAAGCAAGCAGCACTTCAGATAGGAGCAGTGAATTCTTCTCTGCAAACAGCAACGCTTCTAGTTCAAACAGTGATTTTCTCTCTACAGCAAATAGCAATGCTTATAGTTCAGCTAATGCTGCAGACAGTTTGCCACCAGAGAAGACATCAGATTTGAGTGCAAGAGGTGGAGTCATGTCGCAGAGCATGGAAAGTGATGGTGCTAATTGTCCACCAGAGGCATTATTCGGAAGAAATGGAACCCGGAGCTCCGTTTCGCACTCTGCAAGCGTAGCCATGGATGATGGAAGTAATTTTGTCAATGATGCAAATACTAACATTCCAGAGAAGATGACAAAGTTAAATATAGGATCTGGAATTCCATCTCAGAGCAGGCAAGATGAAACTGCTACTCGACCACCAGAAGGATTTGTATTTGGAAGTAATGTTTCTAGCTTTTCTTCTGCCCAGGCTGCAAGCACACCATCCACTAGTTTTCAAACTAATTTATTCTCTCAACcaaaggaggagggaagaaactTTATTGATGAGAATATTAGTAAATCTACATATTCTGAGGCAAATAGTAATCAAGGATGCGGGAGAAGTAGCTTTGTTTTTGGTAGAGGCAGCAATGCTGCCGCTCCTTCTGAAGGAGCTGCGCAATACACACTACATGATGAAATCAAGAAATTGAACATCAACAGGGAAGGGCCTCCGCTAGGATGCACTAAATTGAATGATTCTGCAGCTCCTGAATTTTTGTTTCAAAGCAAAGCAGATGCTTCTACAGGATATGGCGCTGTTCCCCGACCCAAACAGGAGTCTCACCCATTTGCAAATTTGAATTGTTCATCTAGTTTCTCTACTTTTGAGAATACAGTGCCTGCCTTCAGTTTTGGAACCATGAATGCAGAAGGAGAAACTGCTCCTGATGATCCTTGTGTTGTCAAACAGGATTTACCTGGGTGTTCCAGAGAGACCTTATTTGGTTTAGACAGCATAAAGTCTGCATACAGGGATAAAAAAGAAGTACAtaaaagcaaaaggaaaaataaaagacCAACTAGGCTAAAGCAACATGCTCAAGTCCATCATGCTGCTTCTAAGGAACCCTGTACCAATGGAGATTTAGCAGGTGAATATTCACCAATGGATTGTTCTCCTTATCCGGCAGAAACTGAACGTGTGTCAACAGAGGCATATGTGGCTTCGGATCAGTCTGTTCACATAGGTGATAGTGGTATCTCTAACTGGAACTCCAGTTGTGCAGATGATCTAATTTCTGCAACTGAGCACTTGGTTATTGATGCTGACCCTCCGGTGTTTGCAAATGAAGGTAGAGAACCGAATGTAGATGCATCTGAGAGCAATTTTGGGAGCATCTTTTCTAGTTTTGAAGGAGATTTAAGTAATGCATCGCAACATTCTTTCACTAACGTCAATATTTGCTTAAATGGTGAACATAAAACTGGAACAACAGAAGCTTGTGCTGATGGTTATGGGTACAATGTTAATGGGCAAGCCTGTGATGAGAATGCCTACAGAACTCAGCATAATTTTGGTGAAGCTGTTGCTTTGCAATCAAGCTCTTCAAATTTTAGTGGGCTGAACTTTAGCTTTGGCGCTTCGTCATCTCCTCAAATTTCCGCATCAGCACAAAGACGTAACACAAGAAGGAAGTTGAGAACAAAGGGCACTCCAGCACCTAAGTCTTCAACTACCAATTCCTTTGTACAGCCAAAATCTTCACAAGATACGAAGGGCATGCAAGTTTTCCATGAAACAAGTAGAAATGAAGACTCATTGAAAGAGCAAGCAACAGGAGATTCTTCTACTTCTGCAGCCTTGGAGACCTGTGAAACCTGGCGTACTAG TGGAAATAAAGCCTATGCAAATGGCCACTTTGCTACCGCAGAGGATTATTATACCCGTGGAATAAACTCTATTTCCCATCATGGCACTTCTGGACGCTGCTCCCGTGCATTGATGCTGTGTTATAGCAACCGTGCAGCAACAAGGATGTCACTTGGCATGATGCGGGAAGCGCTTCAGGATTGTTTGACTGCTATGTCAATTGACCCCAGCTTTCTTAAGGCTAAAGTTAGAGCTGCAAA TTGCTACCTTGCATTAGGCAATCTTGAAGATGCCTCAAGGAACTACATGTCCTGTTTGAACAGTAACACTTCGAGTTCTGACCCCAAAATGTTTACTGAAGCTTCTGATGGTTTGGAAAAAGTCAAG AGAGTGACAGAGTGGGCATCCCAGTGCAAGGGACTTCTTGAGAAAAGAACATCTCCTGAAGCAACAACAGCCTTAGAATTGATCTCCAATGCATTGCACATAAGTCCACATTGGGATAGCCTCAAGGAGATGAAAGCTGAGGCACTGCTGATG CTACGAAGATACGAAGAAGTGATTCAACTATGTCAGGAATCTGTAAATCCGGCTGAAAGAAATTCAGTTTTATTCAATGCTAATGGAGAACCAAAGAGTTCCAGTGTCTCTGAAAAGACACAATTCTCTGGAAGGCATTGGCGGCCCTACCTTATTTGCAAGGCTTATTTCCATTCAGGCAAGTTTGATGAAGCTCTTGATTTGTTAAAGAAACATGAGCAAGTCACACCTGTCAAAGAAAG TGACGAGAGCTTATATCAAGAACGTTTGTCATCATTGTCAGCAACTATAAGACAACTACTTTCCCTTAAG GCTGCTGGAAATGAATTATTTCAAGCTGGAAAATATTCAGATGCTGTGGAACAGTATTCGGCGGCTTTGGCATGCAATAGTGAATCACGCCCGTTTTCAGCTGTCTGTTTTTGCAATCGTGCAGCTGCATACCAAGCACTGGGTCAAGTTACTGATGCGATAGCAGATTGTTCACTTGCCATGGTTCTTGATACAAGTTATCCAAAG GCAATTTCAAGGCGAGCCACCTTATACGAGATGATAAGGGATTATGGACAAGCTGCTAATGATGTAAGGAAGCTAATCTTGCTTCTTGAGAAGAAAGTCAATGTGTCTGGAGTATCACCAAAATTTTTTAACAAGCACAGTGATCTCAAGCAAGCACGCGCGCGGCTTTCATCCATAGAGGATGAAGCAAAAAAGGATACTCCCCTGAATTTGTATTTAATCTT GGGAGTGGAGTCATCCTGCTCTGCAGCAGATATCAAGAAGGCATACCGGAAAGCTGCATTGAGACATCACCCAGACAAG GCTGCTCAATTTCTAGTAAGGAATGAGAATACTGACGATGGATTTTGGAGGGATGTTGTCAAGGAAGTTTATGCAGATGCGGATCATCTGTTCAAAGCAATCGGGGAGGCTTATAATGTTCTTTCGGACCCAGACAAG CGTCAAGATTATGACTTCGAAGAGGATGTAAGAAAAGCTAGTAAGAGAGTATCTAAGTCCAGGAGTATGCATAGGTCACCTGAACAAAACTACAGCAACAGAGGCTTTAATCCACGCCAGTGGCAGTCAAGCAGAGGATCACGCTCACGTTGGTATGGACACTCAGATGATTACTGGTAA